A single Pseudomonas marvdashtae DNA region contains:
- a CDS encoding COX15/CtaA family protein has translation MAKPGFRLALFATLLALIVVLLGAYTRLTHAGLGCPDWPGCYGFISVPKGEAQLAHAELHFPDAPVEAHKGWNEMVHRYFAGALGLMITALAARAWMNRRRPGQPLKLPLFLLAVVFAQAAFGMWTVTLKLWPQVVTGHLLGGFATLSLLFLLTLRLSGVLPALTVPKRLQHWATAGLLLVIGQIALGGWVSSNYAAVACIDFPTCHGQWMPPADFANGFHLTQHIGPNYLGGQLDSDARTAIHVTHRIGAVLVTLVLLGLAWQLKTVGMTRLAGLVLTALAAQITLGISNVVFHLPLPVAVAHNAGGAALLLTLVLVNYHARTSLVRVKHQVPLRWRFNPHKHSVGPITIKGAMPWQP, from the coding sequence ATGGCCAAGCCAGGATTTCGCCTCGCGCTGTTTGCCACGCTGCTGGCATTGATTGTCGTACTGTTGGGCGCCTACACCCGCCTGACTCACGCCGGCCTCGGTTGCCCCGATTGGCCCGGTTGCTACGGTTTCATCAGCGTGCCAAAGGGCGAAGCCCAACTGGCCCATGCCGAACTGCATTTTCCCGATGCTCCGGTGGAAGCCCATAAAGGCTGGAACGAGATGGTCCATCGCTATTTCGCTGGAGCCTTGGGGCTGATGATTACCGCACTGGCCGCCCGGGCCTGGATGAACCGTCGCCGGCCCGGCCAGCCTTTGAAATTGCCGCTGTTCCTGCTGGCGGTGGTATTCGCCCAAGCGGCGTTCGGCATGTGGACCGTGACGCTCAAGCTTTGGCCGCAAGTGGTCACTGGGCATTTGCTGGGCGGATTCGCGACCTTGAGCCTGCTGTTCCTGTTGACGCTGAGATTGTCTGGCGTATTACCCGCGCTGACCGTGCCCAAGCGCTTGCAACATTGGGCCACCGCCGGACTGCTGTTGGTGATTGGCCAGATTGCCCTGGGCGGCTGGGTCAGTTCCAATTACGCCGCCGTGGCGTGCATCGACTTTCCGACCTGCCACGGCCAATGGATGCCGCCCGCCGATTTCGCCAATGGCTTTCACCTGACCCAGCACATCGGCCCGAATTACCTGGGCGGGCAACTGGACAGCGACGCCCGCACCGCCATCCACGTGACTCATCGCATCGGCGCAGTGCTGGTGACGCTCGTGCTGCTGGGACTGGCCTGGCAACTGAAAACGGTGGGCATGACCCGGCTGGCGGGGCTGGTGCTCACCGCGCTCGCCGCGCAAATCACCTTGGGTATCAGCAACGTCGTGTTTCACTTGCCGCTGCCGGTGGCCGTGGCCCACAACGCCGGGGGCGCAGCGCTGTTGCTGACCTTGGTGCTGGTCAACTATCACGCCCGGACCAGCCTGGTCCGGGTCAAGCATCAGGTCCCGCTGCGCTGGCGCTTCAACCCGCACAAACACAGCGTCGGGCCCATCACGATTAAAGGAGCGATGCCATGGCAACCTTGA
- the ctaD gene encoding cytochrome c oxidase subunit I, with translation MSAVIDDHGHAGADHAHGPAKGLMRWVLTTNHKDIGTLYLWFAFSMFLLGGSFAMVIRAELFQPGLQIVQPEFFNQMTTMHGLVMVFGAVMPAFVGLANWMIPLMIGAPDMALPRMNNFSFWLLPAAFLMLVSTLFTPGGGPNFGWTFYAPLSTTYAPESVTFFIFAIHLMGISSIMGAINVVATILNLRAPGMTLMKMPLFVWTWLITAFLLIAVMPVLAGCVTMMLMDIHFGTSFFSAAGGGDPVLFQHVFWFFGHPEVYIMILPAFGAVSSIIPAFSRKPLFGYTSMVYATAAIAFLSFIVWAHHMFVVGIPLVGELFFMYATLLIAVPTGVKVFNWASTMWQGSLTFETPMLFAVAFVILFSIGGFSGLMLAIAPADFQYQDTYFVVAHFHYVLVPGAIFGIFASAYYWLPKWTGHMYDETLGKLHFWLSFVGMNLAFFPMHFVGLAGMPRRIPDYNLQFADFNMVSSIGAFMFGTTQIFFLFIVIKTIRGGEPAPAKPWDGAEGLEWSVPSPAPYHTFTTPPEVK, from the coding sequence ATGAGTGCTGTGATCGATGACCACGGTCATGCCGGTGCCGACCACGCCCACGGCCCCGCCAAGGGCCTGATGCGCTGGGTACTGACCACCAACCACAAGGATATCGGCACGCTGTACCTGTGGTTCGCGTTCTCGATGTTCCTGTTGGGCGGCTCGTTCGCCATGGTGATCCGCGCCGAGCTGTTCCAGCCTGGCCTGCAGATCGTCCAGCCGGAGTTCTTCAACCAGATGACCACCATGCACGGCTTGGTGATGGTCTTCGGCGCGGTCATGCCGGCGTTCGTTGGTCTGGCCAACTGGATGATCCCGCTGATGATCGGCGCGCCGGACATGGCCCTGCCGCGCATGAACAACTTCAGTTTCTGGTTGCTGCCGGCGGCGTTCCTGATGCTGGTGTCGACGTTGTTCACCCCCGGCGGCGGGCCTAACTTCGGCTGGACCTTCTATGCCCCGCTGTCCACCACCTACGCGCCGGAAAGCGTGACGTTCTTCATCTTTGCCATCCACCTGATGGGCATCAGCTCGATCATGGGCGCGATCAACGTGGTCGCCACCATTCTCAACCTGCGTGCCCCAGGCATGACCTTGATGAAGATGCCACTGTTCGTCTGGACCTGGCTGATCACCGCATTCCTGCTGATCGCGGTAATGCCAGTGCTGGCCGGTTGCGTGACGATGATGCTGATGGACATCCACTTCGGCACCAGTTTCTTCAGTGCCGCCGGTGGTGGTGACCCGGTCTTGTTCCAGCACGTGTTCTGGTTCTTCGGCCACCCCGAGGTGTACATCATGATCCTGCCGGCTTTCGGTGCCGTCAGCTCGATCATCCCGGCCTTTTCCCGCAAGCCGCTGTTCGGCTACACCTCGATGGTCTACGCGACGGCCGCGATTGCGTTCCTGTCGTTTATCGTCTGGGCGCACCACATGTTCGTGGTCGGCATCCCCCTGGTGGGCGAGCTGTTCTTCATGTACGCCACCCTGCTGATCGCCGTGCCTACCGGGGTGAAGGTGTTCAACTGGGCGAGCACCATGTGGCAAGGCTCGCTGACGTTCGAGACGCCGATGCTGTTTGCCGTGGCGTTTGTGATCCTGTTTTCCATCGGCGGGTTCTCCGGGCTGATGCTGGCCATCGCCCCGGCGGACTTCCAGTACCAGGACACCTACTTCGTGGTTGCGCACTTCCACTACGTGCTGGTGCCTGGCGCGATCTTCGGGATCTTCGCCTCGGCCTACTACTGGCTGCCGAAATGGACCGGCCACATGTACGACGAAACCCTCGGCAAGCTGCATTTCTGGCTGTCGTTCGTCGGCATGAACCTGGCGTTCTTCCCGATGCACTTCGTCGGCCTGGCGGGCATGCCCCGGCGGATCCCCGACTACAACCTGCAGTTCGCCGACTTCAACATGGTCTCGTCCATCGGCGCGTTCATGTTCGGCACCACGCAGATCTTCTTCCTGTTCATCGTGATCAAGACCATCCGTGGCGGCGAGCCGGCACCGGCCAAGCCGTGGGATGGCGCCGAAGGGTTGGAGTGGAGCGTGCCGTCGCCGGCGCCGTATCACACCTTCACCACGCCGCCGGAAGTGAAATGA
- a CDS encoding cytochrome c oxidase assembly protein has product MADSISLKKLVTRLLLVVVAMFIFGFALVPIYDVMCKAFGINGKTGGQYEGEQTVDESRQVRVQFLSTNSVDMVWDFYPKGDQLVVQPGAVNEMVFVAHNPTNRPMSAQAVPSIAPSNAAAYFHKTECFCFTQQVLQPGERIEMPMRFIVDRDMPKEVKHLTLSYTLFDITARHPPVAVNTER; this is encoded by the coding sequence ATGGCTGATTCGATTTCACTGAAAAAACTGGTCACCCGCCTGCTGCTGGTGGTGGTGGCCATGTTCATCTTCGGGTTTGCCCTGGTGCCGATCTACGACGTGATGTGCAAGGCGTTCGGCATCAACGGCAAGACCGGCGGGCAGTACGAGGGCGAGCAGACCGTCGACGAATCGCGGCAGGTGCGGGTGCAGTTCCTGTCGACCAATTCCGTGGACATGGTCTGGGACTTCTACCCCAAGGGCGATCAATTGGTGGTCCAGCCGGGGGCGGTCAACGAGATGGTGTTCGTCGCCCACAACCCCACCAACCGGCCAATGAGTGCCCAGGCGGTACCGAGCATCGCACCGAGCAACGCCGCGGCGTATTTCCACAAGACCGAATGTTTTTGTTTTACCCAGCAAGTGCTGCAACCCGGCGAACGCATCGAAATGCCCATGCGCTTCATCGTCGACCGGGACATGCCCAAGGAAGTGAAGCACCTGACGCTGTCCTACACGCTGTTCGACATCACTGCCCGTCATCCACCGGTGGCCGTAAACACTGAGCGATAG
- a CDS encoding alpha/beta fold hydrolase has product MIMLNIKSLLAVTITAALALTSVQNATAAQPDATKPTIVLVHGAFAESSSWNGVAAQLLNQGYPVVAAANPLRGVKQDADYVADIVEHTAGPVILVGHSYGGAVITNAVHNNPKVKGLVYVAAFAPDKGETAIELSGRYPGGTLGPTLAAPVQLDDGNKDLYIQQDKFGQQFAADVPAADSALMAATQRPISEAALKEASGDPAWKKLPSWFIYGSADKNIPEAALKFMAERAGSKKTVTVQGASHVVMTSNPEKVAELIIEAAQASSKG; this is encoded by the coding sequence ATGATCATGCTCAATATCAAATCGCTGTTGGCCGTCACCATCACCGCTGCGCTGGCGCTGACATCAGTTCAAAACGCAACCGCCGCGCAACCTGACGCCACCAAGCCCACCATCGTGCTGGTGCATGGCGCATTCGCCGAATCGTCCAGTTGGAATGGCGTTGCCGCTCAGTTGTTGAATCAGGGGTATCCGGTCGTTGCCGCGGCCAACCCGCTGCGCGGCGTGAAGCAGGACGCCGATTATGTCGCCGACATCGTCGAGCACACCGCCGGCCCGGTGATCCTGGTGGGTCACTCCTATGGCGGAGCCGTGATCACTAACGCTGTGCACAACAACCCCAAGGTCAAGGGACTGGTCTACGTCGCAGCCTTCGCGCCGGACAAAGGTGAAACCGCCATCGAACTGTCCGGTCGCTACCCTGGCGGCACCCTCGGCCCGACCTTGGCCGCTCCGGTGCAGTTGGACGACGGCAATAAAGATCTCTACATCCAGCAGGACAAGTTCGGCCAACAATTTGCCGCCGACGTCCCAGCGGCGGACTCCGCCCTGATGGCTGCTACACAACGCCCCATCAGCGAGGCGGCATTGAAGGAGGCGTCTGGCGACCCGGCCTGGAAAAAACTGCCGTCCTGGTTCATCTACGGCTCGGCGGACAAGAACATCCCTGAGGCCGCCTTGAAGTTCATGGCCGAACGCGCGGGCTCGAAAAAGACCGTCACCGTCCAGGGCGCCTCCCATGTAGTGATGACGTCCAATCCGGAGAAAGTTGCAGAGCTGATCATTGAAGCGGCTCAGGCCAGTTCCAAGGGGTGA
- a CDS encoding cytochrome c oxidase subunit 3: MATHEHYYVPAQSKWPIIATVGMFVTVYGLATWFNDLKADRPDSNGPLIFFVGGLLVAYMLFGWFGAVIKESRAGLYSAQLDRSFRWGMSWFIFSEVMFFIAFFGALFYVRTISAPGLAGEGSKGLSEMLWPNFEYVWPLLNNPDPKLFPPPKDVISPWGLPLLNTILLVTSSVTVTIAHHALKKGHRGALKIWLAITVLLGCAFLGFQAEEYIHAYKELGLTLGSGIYGATFFMLTGFHGAHVTIGTIILFVMLMRVMRGHFDNEHQFGFEAASWYWHFVDVVWIGLFFFVYIL; this comes from the coding sequence ATGGCAACTCACGAACACTATTACGTTCCGGCCCAGAGCAAATGGCCGATCATCGCCACGGTCGGGATGTTCGTCACGGTGTATGGCCTGGCAACCTGGTTCAACGACCTGAAAGCCGACCGCCCGGACTCCAACGGCCCGCTGATCTTTTTCGTCGGCGGCCTGCTGGTGGCCTACATGCTGTTTGGCTGGTTCGGCGCGGTCATCAAGGAAAGCCGCGCCGGGTTGTACAGCGCACAGCTCGATCGCTCGTTCCGCTGGGGCATGAGCTGGTTCATCTTTTCCGAAGTGATGTTCTTCATCGCCTTCTTCGGTGCGCTGTTCTATGTGCGCACGATCTCGGCGCCGGGATTGGCCGGAGAAGGCAGCAAGGGCTTGTCGGAGATGCTCTGGCCGAACTTCGAGTACGTCTGGCCGCTGCTGAACAACCCCGATCCGAAACTCTTCCCACCGCCCAAGGACGTGATCAGTCCCTGGGGCCTGCCGCTGCTCAACACTATCCTGCTGGTCACCTCCAGCGTCACCGTGACCATCGCCCACCATGCCCTGAAAAAAGGTCATCGCGGTGCGCTGAAAATCTGGCTGGCGATCACCGTGCTGCTGGGTTGCGCCTTCCTGGGCTTCCAGGCCGAGGAATACATCCACGCCTATAAAGAGCTGGGCCTGACCTTGGGCTCGGGGATCTACGGCGCGACGTTCTTCATGCTCACCGGGTTCCACGGCGCCCACGTCACCATCGGCACGATCATTTTGTTCGTGATGCTGATGCGCGTCATGCGCGGGCATTTCGACAACGAGCATCAGTTCGGCTTCGAGGCCGCGAGCTGGTACTGGCACTTCGTCGATGTGGTGTGGATCGGCTTGTTCTTCTTCGTCTACATACTTTGA
- a CDS encoding TonB-dependent receptor yields the protein MLFPSRLTLLAACCSVSFLAQAAEPIELGVTDVTANATKPNSNTLPTPYAGGQVARGGQMGVLGNQDNMDVPFVMTSYTSQLIEDQQAEDVGDVLLNDPSVRQSYGFGNQSQVFVIRGLPLNSDDISYNGLYGVLPRQILSTDAIERVEVFKGPNAFINGVSPTGSGLGGGVNLQPKRADDVPTRRYTQDISTDGRIGEHLDIGQRFGEDNRFGARLNLSQREGETAIDNQDQRTKLFVAGLDYRGDDFRVSTDFGYQKQRVNGLRNSVNIGSATRIPTAPHASHNFGQDWTYSETEDTFGMVRGDWDLNENWTAYLAGGVKHTRETGVYATPTLVGNNGAATIGGSEIPHNEDNTSFSGGLNGRFNTGPVSHQVAIGGSTIWTQQENAYTFYRSVTGNSNIYNTPALPKPTAVSRTGGEMGDPGVTGKIRNRSLAISDTLGLFDDKLLVTYGVRRQQLRVENYKYDGTTSNGVPNPANDGSRSTINDKAITTPVYGIVYKPVESVSLYANRIEGLANGPVASGSGITNLGEAFPPGRTKQLEAGIKLDMQTFGANLGVFRIEKPADGYVDNAQNLYVRDGEQVNKGLELSVFGEPIEGLRLMAGGTRMTSELKNTAGGLNDGNHAIGVPTFQLNASADWDVPGIEGAALSARMLRTGGQYADQANNLSLPTWNRFDAGARYKMKFVEKDLTLRVNVENITDKNYWASANGGYLSQGDPRLVKFSGTVDF from the coding sequence ATGTTATTCCCCTCTCGTCTTACATTGCTTGCTGCCTGCTGCTCGGTCAGTTTTCTTGCCCAGGCGGCAGAGCCTATTGAATTGGGAGTGACCGACGTCACTGCCAATGCGACCAAACCCAATTCCAACACGCTACCAACGCCCTATGCGGGTGGTCAGGTGGCGAGGGGAGGCCAGATGGGGGTGCTGGGTAATCAGGACAACATGGATGTGCCGTTCGTGATGACCAGTTACACCTCGCAACTGATTGAAGATCAGCAAGCGGAAGACGTGGGAGATGTGCTGCTCAACGATCCGTCGGTGCGTCAATCCTATGGGTTTGGTAACCAATCCCAAGTGTTCGTGATTCGAGGCTTGCCGCTTAACAGCGACGACATTTCCTATAACGGGCTGTATGGCGTTTTACCGCGACAAATTCTGTCGACGGATGCGATCGAGCGTGTCGAGGTGTTCAAAGGCCCCAACGCGTTTATCAACGGTGTCAGTCCGACGGGCTCGGGGCTTGGGGGCGGCGTCAACTTGCAGCCCAAACGCGCGGACGATGTTCCGACTCGTCGCTATACCCAGGACATCAGCACCGATGGCCGCATTGGCGAGCATTTGGATATCGGACAGCGATTCGGCGAGGATAACCGCTTTGGCGCCCGGTTGAATCTGAGCCAGCGGGAAGGTGAAACAGCGATCGACAACCAGGACCAGCGCACCAAGTTGTTCGTGGCCGGCTTGGACTATCGAGGTGATGACTTCCGCGTCTCCACCGATTTCGGGTATCAGAAACAACGCGTCAATGGACTGCGTAATTCGGTGAATATCGGCAGCGCCACCCGAATTCCCACGGCTCCGCACGCGAGCCACAATTTTGGCCAGGACTGGACGTACTCCGAAACCGAAGACACATTCGGCATGGTTCGTGGCGATTGGGATCTGAACGAAAACTGGACCGCCTACCTGGCGGGCGGTGTGAAGCACACCCGAGAAACCGGGGTGTATGCCACACCGACACTGGTCGGCAATAACGGTGCCGCGACGATCGGTGGCTCGGAAATTCCTCACAATGAAGACAACACATCGTTCAGTGGCGGGTTGAACGGGCGCTTCAACACGGGACCTGTTTCCCACCAGGTTGCGATCGGCGGATCAACGATCTGGACCCAGCAGGAAAACGCCTACACCTTCTATCGTTCCGTCACTGGGAACAGCAATATCTACAACACCCCGGCGCTGCCTAAGCCGACTGCGGTGTCCCGTACTGGCGGTGAAATGGGTGATCCCGGGGTGACCGGCAAAATCCGCAACCGTAGCCTGGCGATCTCCGACACGTTGGGCTTGTTCGATGACAAGTTGCTGGTCACTTATGGTGTCCGTCGTCAGCAGTTGCGTGTCGAAAACTACAAGTACGATGGCACCACTTCAAACGGTGTACCCAATCCAGCAAACGATGGCAGCCGTAGCACTATCAACGATAAAGCCATCACCACGCCCGTCTACGGCATCGTCTACAAGCCTGTGGAGAGCGTATCGCTCTACGCCAACCGGATCGAGGGCCTTGCAAATGGACCGGTAGCGTCCGGTAGCGGCATCACGAACCTGGGCGAAGCCTTTCCCCCTGGCCGCACAAAACAGTTGGAAGCGGGCATCAAGCTGGACATGCAAACCTTCGGTGCCAACTTGGGTGTTTTCCGCATCGAGAAACCTGCCGATGGTTACGTCGACAACGCGCAGAACCTCTATGTGCGTGATGGTGAGCAGGTCAACAAGGGGCTGGAACTCAGCGTTTTCGGCGAGCCAATCGAAGGCCTCCGCTTGATGGCCGGCGGCACCCGCATGACGTCTGAACTCAAAAATACTGCTGGCGGCCTCAACGACGGCAATCACGCCATTGGCGTACCAACGTTCCAGCTCAATGCCAGCGCGGATTGGGATGTACCGGGTATCGAAGGGGCCGCTCTCAGCGCAAGGATGTTGCGCACTGGCGGGCAGTACGCGGATCAGGCCAACAACCTGAGCTTACCGACCTGGAACCGTTTCGACGCTGGCGCACGCTACAAAATGAAATTCGTGGAGAAAGATCTGACGTTGCGCGTCAATGTGGAAAACATTACCGATAAGAACTACTGGGCTTCGGCAAACGGCGGTTACCTTTCGCAGGGTGATCCGCGCTTGGTGAAATTTTCGGGGACTGTTGATTTCTGA
- a CDS encoding SCO family protein, with protein sequence MTRTQKTVFILAAVIAVILGLTINKVLSSKGQGDPTALIDAGIILLPQSRNLPDVKMTDQDGQPVAMDGLKDKWSLLFFGYTFCPDICPTTLAQLRQIKSELPPEAVDKLQIVLVSVDPNRDTPKQLKQYLGYFDPQFKGLTAASVEDLQKLANAVSIPFIPADTSKPNYTVDHSGNLAVIGPDGTQRGFIRAPLNNQKLVAQLPEMLKHK encoded by the coding sequence ATGACTCGAACCCAGAAAACCGTCTTCATCCTTGCGGCCGTGATCGCAGTGATCCTCGGCCTGACCATCAATAAAGTGCTTTCCAGCAAAGGCCAAGGCGACCCGACCGCGCTGATCGACGCCGGCATCATCCTGTTGCCGCAAAGCCGCAACCTGCCGGACGTGAAAATGACCGACCAGGACGGCCAGCCGGTGGCGATGGATGGCTTGAAAGACAAATGGAGCCTGCTGTTCTTCGGCTACACTTTCTGCCCCGACATCTGCCCGACCACCCTCGCCCAACTGCGCCAGATCAAGAGCGAACTGCCGCCAGAGGCTGTGGATAAGTTGCAGATCGTGCTGGTGAGCGTCGACCCGAACCGCGACACCCCCAAGCAGCTCAAACAGTACCTGGGCTACTTCGACCCGCAATTCAAAGGCCTGACCGCCGCCTCCGTCGAAGACCTGCAGAAACTGGCGAATGCGGTGAGCATCCCGTTCATTCCGGCGGACACCAGCAAGCCCAACTACACGGTTGATCACAGCGGCAACCTCGCCGTGATTGGCCCGGACGGCACCCAGCGTGGGTTTATTCGCGCGCCGTTGAATAATCAGAAGTTGGTGGCGCAGTTGCCGGAGATGCTGAAACACAAATAA
- a CDS encoding twin transmembrane helix small protein gives MLKAAIALMLIATVASLFSGLFFLVKDESNSNRLVIALAIRVSLAVVTVGLIAWGFFSGQLVSHAPW, from the coding sequence ATGCTCAAAGCAGCCATCGCCCTGATGCTGATCGCCACGGTTGCCAGCCTGTTCAGCGGCCTGTTTTTTCTGGTCAAGGACGAAAGCAATTCCAATCGCCTGGTCATCGCCCTGGCGATTCGAGTCAGCTTGGCCGTCGTCACCGTCGGCTTGATTGCCTGGGGCTTTTTCAGCGGCCAACTGGTGTCGCATGCTCCTTGGTAA
- the coxB gene encoding cytochrome c oxidase subunit II produces the protein MTRHPHVWMGLLLWSIFSQAQAAWTVNMAPGATQISNAVFDLHMTIFWICVVIGVIVFGAMFWSMMMHRRSTGQNAAHFHENTRVEILWTIVPLLILVAMAVPATATLIKMYDSSESEIDIQVTGYQWKWHYKYLGQDVEFFSNLATPAEQIHNQSAKGEHYLLEVDKPLVLPVDAKVRFLVTSADVIHSWWVPAFAVKRDAIPGFVNEAWTRVDKPGLYRGQCAELCGKDHGFMPIVVEVKSKPDYEKWLGERKAEAAQLKELTSKEWTREELVERGDKVYHTTCVACHQAEGQGLPPMFPALKGSKIATGPIKDHLDIVFHGKPGTSMAAFGKQLSEVDIAAVVTYERNAWGNNKGDMVTPKEVLELKQADSQ, from the coding sequence ATGACGCGACATCCACACGTATGGATGGGCCTCCTGTTGTGGTCGATTTTCAGTCAGGCACAAGCGGCCTGGACTGTGAATATGGCGCCTGGAGCGACACAGATCAGCAACGCAGTATTCGACCTGCACATGACCATCTTCTGGATTTGTGTGGTCATCGGGGTCATCGTCTTCGGCGCCATGTTCTGGTCGATGATGATGCACCGCCGCTCAACCGGCCAGAATGCCGCGCACTTCCACGAAAACACCCGCGTCGAAATCCTCTGGACCATCGTGCCCCTGCTGATCCTGGTGGCCATGGCGGTTCCGGCGACCGCCACCCTGATCAAGATGTACGACTCCAGCGAGTCGGAAATCGATATCCAGGTCACTGGCTATCAATGGAAGTGGCATTACAAATACCTGGGCCAGGACGTCGAGTTCTTCAGCAACCTGGCGACCCCCGCCGAACAAATCCATAACCAGAGCGCCAAGGGCGAGCATTACCTGCTGGAAGTCGACAAGCCGCTGGTGCTGCCGGTCGATGCCAAGGTGCGCTTTCTGGTGACCTCCGCCGACGTGATCCACTCCTGGTGGGTGCCGGCCTTCGCGGTCAAGCGCGACGCCATTCCCGGGTTCGTCAACGAAGCCTGGACCCGTGTCGACAAGCCCGGCCTGTATCGCGGCCAATGCGCCGAACTGTGCGGCAAGGACCACGGGTTCATGCCGATCGTGGTGGAGGTCAAGAGCAAGCCCGACTACGAGAAATGGCTGGGCGAACGCAAGGCCGAAGCCGCGCAGCTCAAGGAGCTGACCAGCAAGGAATGGACGCGCGAAGAACTCGTCGAGCGTGGCGACAAGGTCTATCACACCACCTGCGTGGCCTGTCACCAGGCCGAAGGCCAGGGCCTGCCGCCGATGTTCCCAGCGCTCAAGGGCTCGAAAATCGCCACAGGGCCGATCAAGGATCACCTGGACATCGTCTTCCACGGCAAGCCCGGCACCTCCATGGCGGCGTTCGGCAAGCAGTTGTCGGAAGTCGATATTGCCGCCGTCGTGACCTATGAACGCAACGCCTGGGGCAACAACAAGGGCGACATGGTGACGCCTAAAGAAGTGCTGGAACTCAAACAGGCGGACAGCCAATGA
- the cyoE gene encoding heme o synthase, which translates to MATLTGERHSQAIWRDYLELTKPKVVVLMLITSLVGMFLATRAGVPWTVLVFGNLGIALCAGGAAAVNHVVDRRIDAVMARTHKRPLAEGRVSPAAALTFALALAVAGQAMLLAFTNPLTAWLTLASLLGYAVVYTGFLKRATPQNIVIGGLAGAAPPLLGWVAATGHVSAEPLLLVLIIFAWTPPHFWALAIHRKEEYAKADIPMLPVTHGEHYTKIHILLYTLVLLAVSLMPFVIQMSGMLYLICALVLGARFLQWAVVLYRGSRPHAAINTFKYSIWYLFLLFIALLVDHYLLLSL; encoded by the coding sequence ATGGCAACCTTGACCGGCGAACGCCACAGCCAGGCGATCTGGCGCGATTACCTGGAGCTGACCAAGCCGAAAGTGGTGGTGCTGATGCTGATCACCTCGCTGGTCGGTATGTTCCTCGCCACCCGTGCCGGCGTGCCGTGGACGGTGCTGGTGTTCGGCAACCTGGGGATTGCGCTGTGCGCCGGTGGCGCGGCGGCGGTCAATCATGTGGTGGACCGTCGCATCGACGCAGTGATGGCCCGCACCCACAAGCGGCCACTGGCCGAGGGCCGGGTCTCACCGGCCGCCGCACTGACCTTCGCCCTGGCCCTGGCGGTGGCCGGCCAGGCGATGCTGCTGGCATTCACCAACCCGCTGACGGCCTGGCTGACCCTCGCCTCGTTGCTAGGGTATGCGGTGGTCTATACCGGTTTCCTGAAACGGGCGACGCCACAGAACATCGTCATCGGCGGCCTCGCTGGCGCCGCGCCGCCACTGCTGGGCTGGGTCGCGGCCACCGGTCATGTCAGCGCCGAACCGCTGCTGCTGGTGCTGATCATCTTCGCCTGGACCCCGCCGCATTTCTGGGCGCTGGCGATTCATCGCAAAGAGGAATACGCCAAGGCAGATATCCCGATGCTGCCGGTGACCCACGGCGAGCACTACACCAAGATCCACATCCTGCTGTACACCCTGGTGCTGCTGGCGGTGAGCCTGATGCCATTCGTGATCCAGATGAGCGGGATGCTCTACCTGATTTGTGCCTTGGTGCTGGGTGCCAGGTTCCTGCAATGGGCCGTGGTGCTGTACCGTGGCAGTCGGCCGCACGCGGCGATCAACACGTTCAAGTACTCTATCTGGTACTTGTTCCTGCTGTTCATCGCCCTGCTTGTTGATCACTACCTACTGTTGAGCCTATGA
- a CDS encoding SURF1 family protein codes for MKGFRPGIVPSLVVAVLVPVMVCLGFWQLSRGEQKRVLMDTYAERRVAAPMDSAELQRTADPAFRPVSLHGQFDAEHSLLLDNRQHDGKVGVELLQPFLDHATGLWLLVNRGWLPWPDRRTPPVFSTPGQTVDLQAWVYVAPGATFQLHADPASAPWPRLVTTVEPDKLWAELGRGGFAYELRQQSGPGAYRTDWPVVAMGPEKHLGYAVQWFAMAAALFGLFLYLGWHNAGRHHGHHHESNQHV; via the coding sequence ATGAAAGGCTTCCGGCCGGGCATCGTGCCGTCATTGGTGGTCGCCGTGCTGGTGCCGGTGATGGTGTGCCTGGGGTTCTGGCAATTGAGCCGGGGCGAACAGAAGCGCGTGCTCATGGACACCTACGCCGAGCGTCGCGTGGCGGCGCCGATGGACAGTGCCGAACTGCAACGCACGGCGGACCCGGCCTTTCGCCCCGTCAGCCTGCACGGCCAGTTCGACGCCGAGCACAGCCTGCTGCTGGATAACCGCCAGCACGACGGCAAGGTCGGGGTCGAGTTGCTGCAACCGTTCCTCGACCATGCCACCGGACTGTGGCTGCTGGTCAATCGTGGCTGGCTGCCGTGGCCTGATCGCCGCACCCCGCCGGTCTTCAGCACCCCCGGACAAACGGTCGACTTGCAGGCGTGGGTCTATGTCGCGCCTGGCGCCACGTTCCAATTGCATGCCGACCCGGCCAGCGCACCGTGGCCGCGACTGGTCACCACCGTCGAGCCGGACAAGCTCTGGGCCGAACTGGGCCGCGGCGGTTTCGCCTATGAGTTACGCCAACAAAGCGGCCCCGGCGCCTACCGGACCGATTGGCCGGTCGTGGCCATGGGGCCGGAAAAACACCTCGGTTATGCCGTGCAGTGGTTTGCCATGGCGGCGGCACTGTTCGGTCTTTTCCTTTATCTCGGATGGCACAACGCAGGGAGACACCATGGGCACCACCATGAATCCAACCAACATGTCTGA